One genomic window of Candidatus Rokuibacteriota bacterium includes the following:
- a CDS encoding sigma 54-interacting transcriptional regulator gives MAIVTALAELLGESPGIVAARDKIRRLLRRDTELRRFPPILIQGETGTGKGLLARAIHRAGPRAAGPFVDVNCAAIPETLLEAELFGFERGAFTDARQAKPGLFQVAHRGTIFLDEVGLLPEALQAKLLKVIEERAVRRLGSTRSEPVDVWILTATSEDLATATRARCFREDLYHRLAVLTLWLPPLRERGRDILPLAEHFLARACADYGLPPKTLAPEVCAALLGYRWPGNVRELANVMERVVLLSEAAVVGAEMLGLPEAVPERPRPGTRVEEAIPLEDVVGSVERQHLLEALQQTSWNITRAAALLGISRNTLRYRIEKYGLGPGMSPSPPRLVETPAPPAPEVKPAAASVVPAPAGIRWERRRLTLLHAVLVPQGEEISALDTSRPLEVLVEKAQGFGGRVEDLSPTGMVAVFGLEPVEDAPRRAALAATAIERVAERARRDNPGRPGVKIGIHTGQFLVSQVGGAVQIDLEAKRQAGAVLEELMQRAEPNTILVSEAASSFLERRFDLRPVGILEREPGRAYRLEGRERTRFGLMGRMARFVGRRHELELVRSRFESAVRGQGQVVGIVGEAGIGKSRLLFEFRQSLAGEPITCLEGHCLSYGAAIPYFPVLEILRMSCGMVETDPPEAMTEKVFATLDRVGMHPAEQAPYLLYLLGLKDGTDRLAALTPEVIKARTFNVLREMSVRRSQQNPLIIVVEDLYWIDKTSEEYFASLAEVIAGARILLVSTYRPGYRPPWIEKSYATQIALQPLAPEESLGVVYSLLGPDQITDSVVQMIVAKAGGNPFFLEELARTVREPGGDLRTLPVPDTVEEVLLARIDQLSEEPKRLLQAASVLGREFPLRLLAAVWEGPGNLDPNLRELTRLEFLHRQSGVEEPVYVFSHALTQEVAYASVLERERRQYHRAVGFAIEELYAGRTDEVVELLAHHFGQSREDEKAVDYAILAAEKAQRRWANAEALSSFDAALKRLDKMSDTEANRVRRIDGVIKQAEVKFALGEHAEHIQALQRIRELVERSADPRRRAAWYYWTGFLHSLTGSQPETAIAYCREASAIADAGGFEEVRALAESCLAQIYGVAGNLRGAVEAGEGALATFEARGNLWWACRTLWILSAAANALGEWARSLEYCRRALEYGRTLNDLRLKVVGLWRTGFTHILRGDSSAGLRCCEEALALSPIPLDVAMIKGVHGYGLVKTGETAAGTVELKEAMAWFDRSHLRYLWCVCGLWLSEGYLRQAERPQARYVVEEVLATSREVGYRHVVGAAYRLLGECLSLEDPAVAAGHLDAAVQILEEIGAHNELAKALVAQAELRRACGDSAAARLLLERALALFDGLGTLDERPRVRAALAALNQAPSTPSLLI, from the coding sequence GTGGCCATTGTGACTGCCCTGGCCGAGTTGCTCGGAGAGAGCCCGGGCATCGTCGCCGCCCGGGACAAGATCCGGCGGTTACTGCGGCGCGACACCGAGCTGCGCCGCTTTCCTCCCATCCTGATCCAAGGGGAGACCGGGACAGGCAAGGGCCTCCTCGCCCGGGCCATCCACCGCGCCGGCCCCCGGGCCGCCGGGCCATTCGTGGACGTCAACTGCGCGGCTATCCCTGAGACCCTGCTGGAGGCGGAGCTGTTCGGCTTCGAGCGCGGGGCGTTCACTGACGCCCGGCAGGCTAAGCCCGGGCTCTTTCAGGTGGCTCACCGCGGGACGATCTTCTTGGACGAGGTGGGGCTCTTGCCCGAGGCGCTCCAGGCCAAGCTTCTCAAGGTGATCGAGGAGCGTGCCGTGCGCCGGCTCGGGAGCACGCGGAGCGAGCCGGTGGATGTCTGGATTCTCACCGCGACCAGCGAGGATCTAGCGACGGCCACCCGGGCGCGGTGCTTCCGCGAGGACCTCTACCACCGGCTCGCGGTACTAACCCTCTGGCTACCGCCGCTGCGGGAGCGCGGGCGGGACATCCTGCCCCTCGCGGAGCATTTCCTGGCGCGGGCGTGCGCGGACTACGGCCTGCCGCCGAAGACTCTGGCCCCCGAGGTCTGCGCGGCCCTCCTGGGCTACCGGTGGCCGGGGAACGTTCGGGAGCTCGCCAACGTGATGGAGCGGGTGGTGTTGCTCTCGGAAGCGGCAGTGGTGGGCGCGGAGATGCTCGGACTCCCGGAAGCGGTCCCGGAGCGACCGCGCCCGGGGACCCGGGTGGAGGAGGCGATCCCCCTCGAGGACGTGGTGGGGAGCGTGGAGCGGCAGCACCTCCTCGAGGCCCTACAGCAGACCAGCTGGAACATCACCCGCGCCGCTGCGCTCCTGGGGATCTCGCGCAATACCCTCCGCTACCGGATCGAGAAGTACGGCCTCGGGCCGGGAATGTCCCCATCGCCTCCTCGACTGGTCGAGACACCGGCGCCACCGGCACCCGAGGTCAAACCCGCTGCCGCGTCCGTAGTCCCCGCCCCCGCCGGCATCCGCTGGGAGCGGCGGCGCCTCACGCTACTGCACGCCGTCCTCGTGCCTCAGGGGGAGGAGATATCCGCGTTGGATACGAGTCGGCCGCTCGAGGTCCTCGTGGAGAAGGCCCAGGGCTTCGGTGGCCGTGTTGAGGATCTCAGTCCGACAGGGATGGTGGCGGTATTTGGGCTCGAGCCGGTGGAGGACGCGCCACGGCGGGCGGCGCTCGCCGCAACCGCGATCGAAAGGGTCGCGGAGCGTGCGCGGCGCGACAACCCGGGCCGGCCTGGGGTCAAGATCGGGATCCACACGGGCCAGTTCCTGGTGAGTCAGGTGGGTGGGGCGGTCCAGATCGACCTAGAAGCCAAGCGTCAGGCTGGGGCGGTTCTTGAGGAGTTGATGCAGCGGGCAGAGCCGAACACGATCCTGGTCAGCGAGGCCGCTTCCTCGTTCCTGGAGCGGCGCTTTGACCTCCGGCCGGTAGGCATCCTGGAACGCGAGCCAGGCCGAGCGTACCGGCTGGAGGGACGGGAACGAACGCGCTTCGGCCTGATGGGACGGATGGCGAGGTTCGTCGGGCGACGTCATGAGCTGGAGTTGGTCCGAAGCCGATTTGAGTCTGCCGTGAGGGGGCAAGGCCAGGTGGTCGGGATCGTCGGCGAGGCGGGGATCGGCAAGTCCCGGCTCCTCTTCGAGTTCCGCCAGAGCCTCGCGGGCGAGCCGATCACCTGTCTCGAAGGACACTGCCTCTCGTATGGGGCTGCCATTCCCTATTTCCCGGTGCTCGAGATACTTCGGATGAGCTGCGGGATGGTTGAGACGGACCCCCCCGAGGCGATGACAGAAAAAGTCTTCGCGACCCTCGACAGGGTGGGGATGCATCCGGCGGAGCAGGCGCCCTATCTCCTCTACCTCCTGGGGCTCAAAGACGGGACCGACCGGTTGGCTGCACTCACGCCCGAGGTCATCAAGGCGCGCACCTTTAATGTCCTACGAGAAATGAGCGTGCGACGGAGTCAGCAGAATCCGCTCATCATCGTCGTGGAGGATCTGTACTGGATTGATAAGACCTCAGAAGAGTACTTCGCCTCGCTCGCGGAGGTCATCGCTGGGGCGCGCATCCTGCTTGTCTCGACCTACCGTCCCGGGTATCGACCGCCCTGGATCGAGAAGTCTTATGCGACCCAGATCGCGCTTCAGCCCCTCGCGCCCGAAGAGAGCCTCGGCGTTGTGTATTCACTACTCGGGCCGGATCAGATTACCGACTCCGTTGTACAGATGATCGTCGCTAAGGCTGGAGGCAATCCCTTCTTCCTTGAAGAGCTGGCTCGGACCGTCCGAGAGCCGGGAGGTGACTTGCGAACCCTGCCGGTACCGGACACCGTCGAGGAAGTGCTCCTGGCCCGGATCGACCAGCTCTCCGAAGAGCCCAAGCGCCTGCTGCAGGCTGCGTCGGTCCTCGGGCGAGAATTTCCATTACGTCTTCTGGCCGCCGTGTGGGAAGGCCCCGGGAACCTCGACCCGAATCTTCGTGAGCTCACCCGGCTGGAGTTTCTTCACCGACAGAGCGGGGTGGAGGAGCCGGTCTACGTCTTCAGCCACGCGCTCACCCAGGAGGTGGCCTACGCCAGTGTGCTGGAGCGCGAGCGGCGCCAGTACCACAGGGCCGTGGGGTTCGCTATCGAAGAGCTGTATGCAGGGCGCACCGATGAAGTAGTGGAGCTCCTGGCCCACCATTTCGGGCAGAGCAGGGAGGATGAGAAGGCGGTCGACTACGCCATCCTTGCTGCTGAGAAGGCCCAGCGCCGCTGGGCCAACGCAGAAGCCCTCTCTTCCTTCGACGCTGCGCTCAAGCGCCTCGACAAAATGTCCGACACCGAGGCAAACCGGGTCCGCCGGATAGACGGTGTCATCAAGCAGGCGGAGGTGAAGTTTGCCCTGGGCGAGCACGCCGAGCACATCCAGGCTCTGCAGCGAATCCGGGAACTCGTGGAGAGGTCCGCCGACCCGCGGCGCCGTGCGGCCTGGTACTACTGGACCGGTTTCCTGCATAGCCTTACCGGCAGCCAGCCCGAGACGGCGATTGCCTACTGCCGCGAGGCCTCGGCGATTGCTGACGCGGGTGGCTTCGAGGAAGTCCGGGCGTTGGCCGAGTCCTGCCTGGCCCAGATTTACGGGGTCGCCGGCAATCTCAGAGGGGCAGTGGAGGCTGGCGAGGGCGCGCTGGCCACCTTCGAGGCGCGTGGAAATCTCTGGTGGGCGTGCCGTACGCTCTGGATCCTGAGTGCGGCTGCCAACGCCCTCGGCGAGTGGGCGCGAAGCCTGGAGTACTGCCGCCGGGCACTGGAGTACGGGCGAACGCTGAACGACCTCAGGCTCAAGGTGGTCGGGTTGTGGCGGACGGGGTTCACGCACATCCTGCGGGGCGACTCGAGCGCCGGGCTCCGGTGTTGCGAGGAGGCCCTCGCCTTGTCCCCCATCCCCCTCGACGTGGCAATGATCAAGGGGGTCCATGGGTATGGGTTGGTTAAGACCGGGGAGACGGCAGCCGGCACGGTCGAGTTAAAAGAGGCGATGGCGTGGTTCGACCGTTCGCACCTGCGCTACCTCTGGTGCGTGTGTGGGCTATGGCTGAGCGAGGGATACCTCCGCCAGGCGGAGCGGCCGCAAGCTCGCTATGTAGTTGAAGAGGTCCTCGCGACCAGCAGGGAGGTTGGCTACCGGCACGTGGTCGGGGCAGCTTACCGGCTCCTGGGCGAATGCCTCTCGCTGGAAGACCCAGCTGTCGCCGCCGGTCATCTGGACGCCGCCGTGCAGATCCTCGAAGAGATCGGTGCCCATAACGAGCTGGCGAAAGCGCTCGTCGCTCAGGCCGAGCTCCGCCGCGCCTGCGGCGATTCCGCCGCGGCGCGCCTCCTCCTCGAGCGCGCCCTGGCCCTCTTCGACGGTTTGGGAACGCTTGACGAGCGGCCCCGCGTTCGTGCGGCTCTCGCCGCGCTCAACCAAGCACCGTCCACCCCAAGCCTGCTGATCTAA
- a CDS encoding sigma 54-interacting transcriptional regulator, whose protein sequence is MPRAELPSFCGMIGRTSAMRALFRQVKRIAPVDVPVLIQGESGTGKELVATAIHRLSPRSGLRFEVVNCGALTRELLLSELFGHERGAFTGAVERRAGILGAADGGTVFLDEVGELSPEAQVALLRFLANGEIRPVGSTSTRRVDVRLIAATHRDLDVAAREGSFREDFYYRLRRVVLEVPPLRARREDVPLLVEHYRLRFDERYGLAVDGLTDAAMRKLESYTWPGNVRELEAVLEQAMIFKGRGWLAPRDLDLRPVARRAADASHARPPLSGGPGLTQYQEEALGIAERRGEVRRLDLMGRFRISHEFARRQLLALVRMGLLRPVGSGRGARYVSVGRSEESR, encoded by the coding sequence ATGCCCAGGGCGGAGCTGCCGTCGTTCTGCGGGATGATCGGCCGCACGTCGGCGATGCGGGCGCTCTTCCGGCAAGTCAAACGGATCGCGCCTGTGGATGTCCCTGTTTTGATACAGGGGGAGTCGGGCACGGGCAAGGAGCTGGTGGCCACGGCCATCCATCGGCTGAGCCCTCGCAGCGGGTTGCGCTTCGAGGTCGTGAACTGTGGCGCTCTCACGCGGGAGCTGCTCCTGAGCGAGCTTTTTGGCCACGAGCGCGGCGCCTTCACCGGTGCCGTCGAGCGCCGGGCCGGCATCCTCGGCGCCGCCGACGGTGGGACGGTCTTCCTCGACGAGGTGGGCGAGCTTTCCCCAGAAGCCCAGGTCGCGCTGCTCCGCTTCCTCGCCAACGGTGAGATCCGTCCTGTGGGATCCACCAGCACGAGGCGCGTGGATGTGCGCCTGATCGCCGCGACTCACCGGGACCTGGACGTCGCCGCGCGCGAGGGCAGCTTCCGGGAGGACTTCTACTACCGGCTCCGGCGGGTCGTCCTGGAGGTGCCGCCGCTCCGGGCCCGCCGTGAGGACGTCCCGCTCCTGGTCGAGCACTACCGGCTGAGGTTCGACGAGCGGTACGGTCTGGCGGTGGACGGGCTGACCGATGCGGCGATGCGGAAACTGGAGTCCTACACCTGGCCTGGGAACGTCCGGGAACTCGAGGCCGTGCTTGAGCAGGCCATGATCTTCAAGGGTAGGGGATGGCTCGCCCCGCGGGATCTGGACCTGAGACCCGTTGCGCGGAGGGCTGCCGATGCTTCCCACGCAAGGCCCCCCTTAAGCGGAGGGCCAGGACTGACTCAATATCAGGAGGAGGCCCTGGGAATCGCGGAACGCCGCGGGGAAGTGCGTCGGCTCGACCTCATGGGGCGGTTCAGGATTTCCCACGAGTTCGCGCGCCGCCAGCTGCTGGCGCTGGTCCGCATGGGGCTGTTGCGGCCGGTGGGAAGCGGGCGGGGGGCCCGGTACGTGTCGGTGGGTCGGTCCGAGGAATCGAGGTAA
- a CDS encoding patatin-like phospholipase family protein, whose translation MRRILSIDGGGIKGVCPAAFLAVVETSLGKPIVDFFDLIVGTSTGGIIALGLGLGLTASDILRFYEEHGPLVFCGNRFIRGLRRLGYSKYNQDALRKALSTHFGERRLGESRTRLVIPSMNLETGEVHLFKTSHAPRFEHDYRERAVEVALATTAAPTYFPTHRTAAGTPLVDGGMWANNPVGVAVAEAIGVLGWPREDLRVLSLGCSSSPLDVGLARFLPSGLGYWATKLVDVLMAAQSSSALGTAQVVVGKANVIRINPVVPKGRFRLDDPREIDSLKGLGSAEARKALPELRPVFFQQAAETFEPYHRLDPR comes from the coding sequence GTGAGGCGCATCCTATCGATCGACGGCGGGGGCATCAAGGGCGTTTGCCCGGCCGCTTTTCTTGCGGTGGTAGAGACGTCACTCGGGAAACCCATCGTCGACTTCTTCGATCTCATTGTAGGTACGTCGACCGGCGGAATCATCGCGCTGGGATTGGGTCTTGGTCTAACAGCATCGGACATCCTACGGTTCTACGAGGAACACGGGCCTCTGGTGTTTTGTGGGAACCGGTTCATTCGTGGGCTCAGGAGGCTTGGTTACAGCAAGTACAACCAAGATGCGCTGCGAAAAGCGCTGTCCACCCACTTCGGAGAAAGGAGATTGGGAGAAAGCCGCACGCGCCTTGTAATTCCGTCGATGAACCTGGAAACAGGTGAGGTACACCTGTTCAAGACCTCGCATGCCCCTCGGTTCGAGCACGACTATCGGGAGCGAGCGGTAGAAGTCGCGCTAGCCACGACCGCGGCGCCTACGTATTTCCCGACTCACCGGACAGCTGCCGGAACGCCGCTTGTTGACGGTGGCATGTGGGCAAACAACCCGGTAGGAGTCGCTGTTGCGGAGGCGATTGGGGTGTTGGGCTGGCCGAGAGAGGATTTGCGGGTGTTGAGCTTAGGTTGTTCATCGTCGCCCCTCGACGTTGGCTTGGCTCGGTTTTTACCATCGGGTCTGGGTTACTGGGCGACAAAGTTGGTCGACGTTCTGATGGCTGCGCAATCTTCATCAGCCCTCGGAACTGCTCAAGTTGTCGTGGGAAAAGCGAACGTAATACGGATAAACCCTGTTGTTCCCAAAGGGCGGTTCCGCTTGGATGATCCGAGAGAGATTGATTCTTTAAAGGGGCTCGGCTCGGCGGAGGCGCGAAAGGCACTCCCCGAACTTCGGCCGGTGTTTTTCCAGCAGGCTGCGGAAACGTTTGAGCCGTACCATCGTCTTGATCCGCGCTAG
- a CDS encoding nucleotidyltransferase → MSTFVAGSAKTQLDQLLEELCIALQLSPAQYRDAEEKYVAVGTWLADAGSPLDGLNPVIYPQGSMALQTTVKPREHEEFDLDLVLQVEPISESPMTLYEQVYRRLKEHKVYADKIERLKRCIRLNYAKQFHLDILPARADRVRGGTCIEVPDRKLETWVPSNPLGYRDWFEERCAQAVILKEAMQEPLPPNTPAVLKAVLKRAVQLMKRHRDVKFMREDEAPRSIVLTTLAGHFYAGEFSVTRALLAILKGIVGAVEAASPDRIVLVNPTNPAERFCEAWTDKTYRRFTEFVYAFQEEMEALAAARGLDNIGGRLNAMFGEQVGSRVMREYVEKMTRARESGTLGFTAAGLTTSERSAKPIPKNTFYGS, encoded by the coding sequence ATGAGCACGTTCGTCGCGGGGTCCGCCAAAACTCAGCTTGATCAGTTGTTGGAAGAGTTGTGCATTGCCCTTCAGCTCAGTCCGGCGCAATACCGTGACGCTGAGGAGAAATACGTTGCTGTGGGTACGTGGTTGGCGGACGCGGGCAGCCCTCTTGACGGCCTGAACCCAGTCATCTACCCGCAGGGCTCGATGGCTCTCCAGACGACCGTCAAGCCACGGGAGCACGAGGAGTTCGACCTGGATCTGGTCCTTCAGGTCGAGCCGATCAGCGAGAGCCCGATGACGCTCTATGAGCAGGTCTATCGCCGCCTGAAAGAACATAAGGTCTATGCCGACAAGATCGAACGGTTGAAGCGCTGCATTCGCCTGAACTACGCGAAGCAATTCCACTTGGACATCTTACCTGCCCGAGCCGACCGCGTGCGCGGCGGGACATGCATCGAGGTTCCGGACCGGAAGCTCGAAACCTGGGTGCCCAGTAATCCGCTCGGCTACAGGGACTGGTTCGAGGAGCGGTGTGCCCAGGCCGTCATCCTCAAGGAAGCGATGCAAGAACCTCTCCCACCCAACACGCCCGCTGTTTTAAAAGCTGTGCTGAAGCGTGCGGTTCAGCTAATGAAGCGGCATCGGGACGTCAAGTTTATGCGCGAGGATGAAGCGCCGCGCTCCATCGTGCTGACGACTCTCGCGGGCCACTTCTACGCTGGCGAGTTTTCTGTTACCCGCGCGCTCCTGGCAATTCTGAAGGGCATTGTCGGGGCGGTCGAGGCTGCATCCCCGGATCGGATCGTCCTGGTGAACCCGACAAACCCCGCTGAGCGCTTTTGCGAAGCATGGACCGATAAGACATATCGGAGATTCACCGAGTTTGTCTACGCGTTCCAGGAAGAAATGGAGGCACTGGCGGCGGCGCGAGGCCTGGACAATATCGGTGGGCGGCTCAACGCGATGTTTGGGGAGCAGGTCGGCTCGCGGGTGATGAGGGAATACGTGGAGAAGATGACGAGGGCACGTGAGTCGGGAACGCTCGGGTTCACCGCGGCCGGGCTCACGACCAGCGAGCGCTCGGCGAAGCCGATCCCGAAGAATACGTTCTATGGGAGTTAA
- a CDS encoding HNH endonuclease, with amino-acid sequence MYDPVRGVWQRAYDYPQLRPYFQAPAVNWGAVLGLGALAFLAVAASRALANDQPRGLGWEDLKRAIFRRDKYTCQYCGHRGNVLTLHVDHVVPTSRGGTDNPSNLVTACWSCNLEKGTRTGWEYRLWRVFNIS; translated from the coding sequence CTGTACGATCCGGTGCGGGGCGTCTGGCAGCGAGCCTACGACTACCCCCAGCTCCGGCCGTACTTCCAGGCCCCGGCGGTCAACTGGGGGGCGGTGCTCGGCCTTGGAGCCCTTGCCTTCCTTGCCGTCGCTGCCTCGCGGGCTCTTGCTAACGATCAGCCGCGTGGATTGGGGTGGGAGGACCTGAAGCGCGCGATCTTCCGGCGCGACAAGTATACCTGCCAGTACTGCGGGCATCGGGGAAATGTCCTGACCCTGCACGTGGACCACGTAGTTCCGACCAGCCGGGGTGGTACCGATAATCCCTCGAACCTCGTGACGGCGTGCTGGTCCTGCAACCTGGAGAAGGGGACCCGTACGGGTTGGGAGTACCGGCTTTGGCGCGTGTTCAACATCAGCTAG